A genomic window from Rattus norvegicus strain BN/NHsdMcwi chromosome 9, GRCr8, whole genome shotgun sequence includes:
- the Cnnm3 gene encoding metal transporter CNNM3 isoform X4, with protein MAAAAAAVAGWLGWVLAAFCLGSTAGEAAPGAGLLSFCTEEDGAPGAGSLRGRAAPEATLCLRLFCPGLANSSWTWVAPEGAGCPEGGRATEPSEAAAPTGEWRALLRLRAEAGHPRSALLAVRVEPGGGAAEEAAAPWALGLGAAGLLALAAVARGLQLSALALAPAEVQVLRESGSEAERAAARRLEPARRWAGCALGALLLLASLAQAALAVLLYGAVGQRAVPAVLGCAGLVFLVGEVLPAAVSGRWALALAPRALGLSRLAVLLTLPVALPVGQLLELAARPGRLRERVLELARGGGDPYSDLSKGVLRYRTVEDVLTPLEDCFMLDSGTVLDFSVLASIMQSGHTRIPVFEEERSNIVDMLYLKDLAFVDPEDCTPLSTITRFYNHPLHFVFNDTKLDAVLEEFKRGKSHLAIVQKVNNEGEGDPFYEVLGLVTLEDVIEEIIRSEILDESEDYSDTKVKKKAVTLGAPLKRKEEFSLFKVSDDEYKVKISPQLLLATQRFLSRELVVCPGKACSGNLIWLMHMSSWLSCVD; from the exons ATGGCGGCGGCTGCTGCGGCTGTGGCGGGTTGGTTGGGCTGGGTGCTTGCTGCGTTCTGTCTGGGCAGCACCGCAGGGGAGGCGGCGCCGGGCGCGGGACTGCTGAGCTTCTGCACGGAGGAGGACGGTGCTCCGGGCGCGGGCTCCCTACGCGGAAGGGCAGCGCCGGAGGCCACTTTGTGCTTGCGACTCTTCTGCCCAGGCTTGGCCAACAGTTCCTGGACCTGGGTAGCCCCGGAGGGCGCAGGCTGCCCCGAGGGCGGGCGGGCCACGGAGCCCTCGGAGGCGGCCGCCCCCACGGGCGAGTGGCGCGCGCTGCTGCGCCTGCGCGCCGAGGCCGGCCACCCGCGCTCCGCGCTGCTGGCAGTGCGCGTGGAGCCGGGCGGCGGGGCAGCTGAGGAGGCGGCGGCGCCCTGGGCGCTGGGGCTGGGGGCGGCCGGGCTGCTGGCTCTGGCGGCTGTGGCTCGCGGCCTGCAGCTGAGCGCGCTGGCGCTGGCGCCGGCCGAGGTGCAGGTGCTGCGCGAGAGCGGCTCGGAGGCGGAGCGCGCGGCTGCGCGGCGCCTGGAACCCGCACGGCGCTGGGCCGGCTGCGCCCTGGGCGCGCTGCTGCTTCTGGCCAGCCTGGCACAGGCGGCACTGGCGGTGCTGCTGTACGGGGCGGTGGGCCAGCGCGCCGTTCCCGCCGTGCTGGGCTGCGCGGGGCTGGTGTTCCTGGTAGGTGAGGTGCTGCCGGCCGCCGTGAGCGGACGCTGGGCTCTGGCGCTGGCGCCGCGCGCGCTGGGCCTCAGCCGCCTGGCGGTGCTACTCACCTTGCCGGTGGCGCTGCCCGTCGGGCAGCTGCTGGAGCTGGCAGCGCGGCCCGGGCGTCTGCGGGAGCGCGTGCTAGAGCTGGCGCGCGGCGGTGGCGACCCCTACAGCGACCTCAGCAAGGGAGTGCTGCGCTACCGGACCGTGGAGGACGTGCTCACGCCGCTCGAAGACTGCTTTATGCTGGACTCCGGCACTGTCCTGGACTTCAGCGTCCTCGCAAGCATCATGCAGAGCGGCCACACGCGCATCCCAGTGTTTGAGGAGGAGCGCTCCAACATCGTGGACATGCTGTACCTCAAAGACCTGGCCTTCGTGGACCCCGAGGACTGCACGCCGCTCAGCACCATCACCCGATTCTACAACCATCCACTCCACTTTGTCTTCAACGACACCAAACTGGACGCCGTCCTGGAGGAGTTCAAGAGAG GCAAGTCCCACCTGGCCATCGTTCAGAAGGTGAACAATGAGGGCGAGGGCGATCCCTTCTATGAGGTGCTGGGCCTGGTCACCCTGGAGGACGTCATCGAGGAGATCATCAGGTCTGAGATCCTGGATGAGTCTGAAGACTACT CAGACACAAAGGTGAAGAAGAAGGCCGTCACCCTGGGCGCCCCTCTCAAGCGGAAGGAGGAATTCTCCTTATTCAAGGTGTCTGATGATGAATATAAAGTAAAAATCTCGCCTCAGCTGCTCCTGGCCACCCAGCGCTTCCTTTCCCGAG AGCTAGTGGTGTGTCCTGGTAAGGCGTGTTCTGGGAACCTCATCTGGCTCATGCATATGTCCTCTTGGCTCTCTTGTGTGGATTGA
- the Cnnm3 gene encoding metal transporter CNNM3 isoform X1, with protein MAAAAAAVAGWLGWVLAAFCLGSTAGEAAPGAGLLSFCTEEDGAPGAGSLRGRAAPEATLCLRLFCPGLANSSWTWVAPEGAGCPEGGRATEPSEAAAPTGEWRALLRLRAEAGHPRSALLAVRVEPGGGAAEEAAAPWALGLGAAGLLALAAVARGLQLSALALAPAEVQVLRESGSEAERAAARRLEPARRWAGCALGALLLLASLAQAALAVLLYGAVGQRAVPAVLGCAGLVFLVGEVLPAAVSGRWALALAPRALGLSRLAVLLTLPVALPVGQLLELAARPGRLRERVLELARGGGDPYSDLSKGVLRYRTVEDVLTPLEDCFMLDSGTVLDFSVLASIMQSGHTRIPVFEEERSNIVDMLYLKDLAFVDPEDCTPLSTITRFYNHPLHFVFNDTKLDAVLEEFKRGKSHLAIVQKVNNEGEGDPFYEVLGLVTLEDVIEEIIRSEILDESEDYYTKVKKKAVTLGAPLKRKEEFSLFKVSDDEYKVKISPQLLLATQRFLSREVDVFSPLRISEKVLLHLLKHPSVNQEVKFDESNRLATHHYLYQRSQPVDYFILILQGRVEVEIGKEGLKFENGAFTYYGVSALTAPSSAHQSPVSSRQLIRHDLQPEPADSTRSCTYCPDYTVRALSDLQLIKVTRLQYLNALLATRAQSLPPSPENAELQAIPGSQTRLLGDKSRETAGPSSSRRSIPVEESPGRNPGV; from the exons ATGGCGGCGGCTGCTGCGGCTGTGGCGGGTTGGTTGGGCTGGGTGCTTGCTGCGTTCTGTCTGGGCAGCACCGCAGGGGAGGCGGCGCCGGGCGCGGGACTGCTGAGCTTCTGCACGGAGGAGGACGGTGCTCCGGGCGCGGGCTCCCTACGCGGAAGGGCAGCGCCGGAGGCCACTTTGTGCTTGCGACTCTTCTGCCCAGGCTTGGCCAACAGTTCCTGGACCTGGGTAGCCCCGGAGGGCGCAGGCTGCCCCGAGGGCGGGCGGGCCACGGAGCCCTCGGAGGCGGCCGCCCCCACGGGCGAGTGGCGCGCGCTGCTGCGCCTGCGCGCCGAGGCCGGCCACCCGCGCTCCGCGCTGCTGGCAGTGCGCGTGGAGCCGGGCGGCGGGGCAGCTGAGGAGGCGGCGGCGCCCTGGGCGCTGGGGCTGGGGGCGGCCGGGCTGCTGGCTCTGGCGGCTGTGGCTCGCGGCCTGCAGCTGAGCGCGCTGGCGCTGGCGCCGGCCGAGGTGCAGGTGCTGCGCGAGAGCGGCTCGGAGGCGGAGCGCGCGGCTGCGCGGCGCCTGGAACCCGCACGGCGCTGGGCCGGCTGCGCCCTGGGCGCGCTGCTGCTTCTGGCCAGCCTGGCACAGGCGGCACTGGCGGTGCTGCTGTACGGGGCGGTGGGCCAGCGCGCCGTTCCCGCCGTGCTGGGCTGCGCGGGGCTGGTGTTCCTGGTAGGTGAGGTGCTGCCGGCCGCCGTGAGCGGACGCTGGGCTCTGGCGCTGGCGCCGCGCGCGCTGGGCCTCAGCCGCCTGGCGGTGCTACTCACCTTGCCGGTGGCGCTGCCCGTCGGGCAGCTGCTGGAGCTGGCAGCGCGGCCCGGGCGTCTGCGGGAGCGCGTGCTAGAGCTGGCGCGCGGCGGTGGCGACCCCTACAGCGACCTCAGCAAGGGAGTGCTGCGCTACCGGACCGTGGAGGACGTGCTCACGCCGCTCGAAGACTGCTTTATGCTGGACTCCGGCACTGTCCTGGACTTCAGCGTCCTCGCAAGCATCATGCAGAGCGGCCACACGCGCATCCCAGTGTTTGAGGAGGAGCGCTCCAACATCGTGGACATGCTGTACCTCAAAGACCTGGCCTTCGTGGACCCCGAGGACTGCACGCCGCTCAGCACCATCACCCGATTCTACAACCATCCACTCCACTTTGTCTTCAACGACACCAAACTGGACGCCGTCCTGGAGGAGTTCAAGAGAG GCAAGTCCCACCTGGCCATCGTTCAGAAGGTGAACAATGAGGGCGAGGGCGATCCCTTCTATGAGGTGCTGGGCCTGGTCACCCTGGAGGACGTCATCGAGGAGATCATCAGGTCTGAGATCCTGGATGAGTCTGAAGACTACT ACACAAAGGTGAAGAAGAAGGCCGTCACCCTGGGCGCCCCTCTCAAGCGGAAGGAGGAATTCTCCTTATTCAAGGTGTCTGATGATGAATATAAAGTAAAAATCTCGCCTCAGCTGCTCCTGGCCACCCAGCGCTTCCTTTCCCGAG AGGTGGATGTGTTCAGCCCATTGCGAATCTCTGAGAAAGTCTTGCTGCACCTGCTGAAGCATCCCAGTGTCAACCAGGAGGTGAAGTTTGACGAGAGCAACCGCTTGGCCACACACCATTATTTGTACCAGCGCAGCCAGCCAGTAGATTACTTCATTCTCATCCTGCAG GGCAGGGTCGAGGTGGAAATCGGGAAAGAGGGCCTGAAGTTCGAGAACGGGGCCTTCACATACTATGGCGTGTCCGCCCTGACAGCTCCATCTTCAG CTCATCAGTCCCCAGTGTCTTCACGCCAGCTCATCCGCCATGACTTGCAGCCTGAACCAGCGGACAGTACCCGCTCCTGCACGTACTGTCCTGACTACACTGTGAGGGCCCTTTCTGACCTGCAGCTCATTAAG GTCACACGGCTGCAGTACCTTAATGCACTCCTGGCTACCCGAGCCCAGAGCTTACCTCCATCTCCAGAGAACGCTGAGCTCCAGGCCATCCCGGGCAGCCAGACCAGGCTCCTTGGTGACAAATCCAGAGAGACAGCAG gGCCCAGCAGCAGCAGACGCAGCATCCCAGTGGAGGAGAGCCCTGGGCGGAACCCAGGAGTGTAA
- the Cnnm3 gene encoding metal transporter CNNM3 isoform X3 has translation MAAAAAAVAGWLGWVLAAFCLGSTAGEAAPGAGLLSFCTEEDGAPGAGSLRGRAAPEATLCLRLFCPGLANSSWTWVAPEGAGCPEGGRATEPSEAAAPTGEWRALLRLRAEAGHPRSALLAVRVEPGGGAAEEAAAPWALGLGAAGLLALAAVARGLQLSALALAPAEVQVLRESGSEAERAAARRLEPARRWAGCALGALLLLASLAQAALAVLLYGAVGQRAVPAVLGCAGLVFLVGEVLPAAVSGRWALALAPRALGLSRLAVLLTLPVALPVGQLLELAARPGRLRERVLELARGGGDPYSDLSKGVLRYRTVEDVLTPLEDCFMLDSGTVLDFSVLASIMQSGHTRIPVFEEERSNIVDMLYLKDLAFVDPEDCTPLSTITRFYNHPLHFVFNDTKLDAVLEEFKRGKSHLAIVQKVNNEGEGDPFYEVLGLVTLEDVIEEIIRSEILDESEDYYTKVKKKAVTLGAPLKRKEEFSLFKVSDDEYKVKISPQLLLATQRFLSREVDVFSPLRISEKVLLHLLKHPSVNQEVKFDESNRLATHHYLYQRSQPVDYFILILQGRVEVEIGKEGLKFENGAFTYYGVSALTAPSSAHQSPVSSRQLIRHDLQPEPADSTRSCTYCPDYTVRALSDLQLIKVTRLQYLNALLATRAQSLPPSPENAELQAIPGSQTRLLGDKSRETAAFPVHLPLFGTLGNCS, from the exons ATGGCGGCGGCTGCTGCGGCTGTGGCGGGTTGGTTGGGCTGGGTGCTTGCTGCGTTCTGTCTGGGCAGCACCGCAGGGGAGGCGGCGCCGGGCGCGGGACTGCTGAGCTTCTGCACGGAGGAGGACGGTGCTCCGGGCGCGGGCTCCCTACGCGGAAGGGCAGCGCCGGAGGCCACTTTGTGCTTGCGACTCTTCTGCCCAGGCTTGGCCAACAGTTCCTGGACCTGGGTAGCCCCGGAGGGCGCAGGCTGCCCCGAGGGCGGGCGGGCCACGGAGCCCTCGGAGGCGGCCGCCCCCACGGGCGAGTGGCGCGCGCTGCTGCGCCTGCGCGCCGAGGCCGGCCACCCGCGCTCCGCGCTGCTGGCAGTGCGCGTGGAGCCGGGCGGCGGGGCAGCTGAGGAGGCGGCGGCGCCCTGGGCGCTGGGGCTGGGGGCGGCCGGGCTGCTGGCTCTGGCGGCTGTGGCTCGCGGCCTGCAGCTGAGCGCGCTGGCGCTGGCGCCGGCCGAGGTGCAGGTGCTGCGCGAGAGCGGCTCGGAGGCGGAGCGCGCGGCTGCGCGGCGCCTGGAACCCGCACGGCGCTGGGCCGGCTGCGCCCTGGGCGCGCTGCTGCTTCTGGCCAGCCTGGCACAGGCGGCACTGGCGGTGCTGCTGTACGGGGCGGTGGGCCAGCGCGCCGTTCCCGCCGTGCTGGGCTGCGCGGGGCTGGTGTTCCTGGTAGGTGAGGTGCTGCCGGCCGCCGTGAGCGGACGCTGGGCTCTGGCGCTGGCGCCGCGCGCGCTGGGCCTCAGCCGCCTGGCGGTGCTACTCACCTTGCCGGTGGCGCTGCCCGTCGGGCAGCTGCTGGAGCTGGCAGCGCGGCCCGGGCGTCTGCGGGAGCGCGTGCTAGAGCTGGCGCGCGGCGGTGGCGACCCCTACAGCGACCTCAGCAAGGGAGTGCTGCGCTACCGGACCGTGGAGGACGTGCTCACGCCGCTCGAAGACTGCTTTATGCTGGACTCCGGCACTGTCCTGGACTTCAGCGTCCTCGCAAGCATCATGCAGAGCGGCCACACGCGCATCCCAGTGTTTGAGGAGGAGCGCTCCAACATCGTGGACATGCTGTACCTCAAAGACCTGGCCTTCGTGGACCCCGAGGACTGCACGCCGCTCAGCACCATCACCCGATTCTACAACCATCCACTCCACTTTGTCTTCAACGACACCAAACTGGACGCCGTCCTGGAGGAGTTCAAGAGAG GCAAGTCCCACCTGGCCATCGTTCAGAAGGTGAACAATGAGGGCGAGGGCGATCCCTTCTATGAGGTGCTGGGCCTGGTCACCCTGGAGGACGTCATCGAGGAGATCATCAGGTCTGAGATCCTGGATGAGTCTGAAGACTACT ACACAAAGGTGAAGAAGAAGGCCGTCACCCTGGGCGCCCCTCTCAAGCGGAAGGAGGAATTCTCCTTATTCAAGGTGTCTGATGATGAATATAAAGTAAAAATCTCGCCTCAGCTGCTCCTGGCCACCCAGCGCTTCCTTTCCCGAG AGGTGGATGTGTTCAGCCCATTGCGAATCTCTGAGAAAGTCTTGCTGCACCTGCTGAAGCATCCCAGTGTCAACCAGGAGGTGAAGTTTGACGAGAGCAACCGCTTGGCCACACACCATTATTTGTACCAGCGCAGCCAGCCAGTAGATTACTTCATTCTCATCCTGCAG GGCAGGGTCGAGGTGGAAATCGGGAAAGAGGGCCTGAAGTTCGAGAACGGGGCCTTCACATACTATGGCGTGTCCGCCCTGACAGCTCCATCTTCAG CTCATCAGTCCCCAGTGTCTTCACGCCAGCTCATCCGCCATGACTTGCAGCCTGAACCAGCGGACAGTACCCGCTCCTGCACGTACTGTCCTGACTACACTGTGAGGGCCCTTTCTGACCTGCAGCTCATTAAG GTCACACGGCTGCAGTACCTTAATGCACTCCTGGCTACCCGAGCCCAGAGCTTACCTCCATCTCCAGAGAACGCTGAGCTCCAGGCCATCCCGGGCAGCCAGACCAGGCTCCTTGGTGACAAATCCAGAGAGACAGCAG CCTTCCCAGTTCACCTTCCCCTCTTTGGCACACTTGGAAACTGCAGTTGA
- the Cnnm3 gene encoding metal transporter CNNM3 precursor, giving the protein MAAAAAAVAGWLGWVLAAFCLGSTAGEAAPGAGLLSFCTEEDGAPGAGSLRGRAAPEATLCLRLFCPGLANSSWTWVAPEGAGCPEGGRATEPSEAAAPTGEWRALLRLRAEAGHPRSALLAVRVEPGGGAAEEAAAPWALGLGAAGLLALAAVARGLQLSALALAPAEVQVLRESGSEAERAAARRLEPARRWAGCALGALLLLASLAQAALAVLLYGAVGQRAVPAVLGCAGLVFLVGEVLPAAVSGRWALALAPRALGLSRLAVLLTLPVALPVGQLLELAARPGRLRERVLELARGGGDPYSDLSKGVLRYRTVEDVLTPLEDCFMLDSGTVLDFSVLASIMQSGHTRIPVFEEERSNIVDMLYLKDLAFVDPEDCTPLSTITRFYNHPLHFVFNDTKLDAVLEEFKRGKSHLAIVQKVNNEGEGDPFYEVLGLVTLEDVIEEIIRSEILDESEDYSDTKVKKKAVTLGAPLKRKEEFSLFKVSDDEYKVKISPQLLLATQRFLSREVDVFSPLRISEKVLLHLLKHPSVNQEVKFDESNRLATHHYLYQRSQPVDYFILILQGRVEVEIGKEGLKFENGAFTYYGVSALTAPSSAHQSPVSSRQLIRHDLQPEPADSTRSCTYCPDYTVRALSDLQLIKVTRLQYLNALLATRAQSLPPSPENAELQAIPGSQTRLLGDKSRETAGPSSSRRSIPVEESPGRNPGV; this is encoded by the exons ATGGCGGCGGCTGCTGCGGCTGTGGCGGGTTGGTTGGGCTGGGTGCTTGCTGCGTTCTGTCTGGGCAGCACCGCAGGGGAGGCGGCGCCGGGCGCGGGACTGCTGAGCTTCTGCACGGAGGAGGACGGTGCTCCGGGCGCGGGCTCCCTACGCGGAAGGGCAGCGCCGGAGGCCACTTTGTGCTTGCGACTCTTCTGCCCAGGCTTGGCCAACAGTTCCTGGACCTGGGTAGCCCCGGAGGGCGCAGGCTGCCCCGAGGGCGGGCGGGCCACGGAGCCCTCGGAGGCGGCCGCCCCCACGGGCGAGTGGCGCGCGCTGCTGCGCCTGCGCGCCGAGGCCGGCCACCCGCGCTCCGCGCTGCTGGCAGTGCGCGTGGAGCCGGGCGGCGGGGCAGCTGAGGAGGCGGCGGCGCCCTGGGCGCTGGGGCTGGGGGCGGCCGGGCTGCTGGCTCTGGCGGCTGTGGCTCGCGGCCTGCAGCTGAGCGCGCTGGCGCTGGCGCCGGCCGAGGTGCAGGTGCTGCGCGAGAGCGGCTCGGAGGCGGAGCGCGCGGCTGCGCGGCGCCTGGAACCCGCACGGCGCTGGGCCGGCTGCGCCCTGGGCGCGCTGCTGCTTCTGGCCAGCCTGGCACAGGCGGCACTGGCGGTGCTGCTGTACGGGGCGGTGGGCCAGCGCGCCGTTCCCGCCGTGCTGGGCTGCGCGGGGCTGGTGTTCCTGGTAGGTGAGGTGCTGCCGGCCGCCGTGAGCGGACGCTGGGCTCTGGCGCTGGCGCCGCGCGCGCTGGGCCTCAGCCGCCTGGCGGTGCTACTCACCTTGCCGGTGGCGCTGCCCGTCGGGCAGCTGCTGGAGCTGGCAGCGCGGCCCGGGCGTCTGCGGGAGCGCGTGCTAGAGCTGGCGCGCGGCGGTGGCGACCCCTACAGCGACCTCAGCAAGGGAGTGCTGCGCTACCGGACCGTGGAGGACGTGCTCACGCCGCTCGAAGACTGCTTTATGCTGGACTCCGGCACTGTCCTGGACTTCAGCGTCCTCGCAAGCATCATGCAGAGCGGCCACACGCGCATCCCAGTGTTTGAGGAGGAGCGCTCCAACATCGTGGACATGCTGTACCTCAAAGACCTGGCCTTCGTGGACCCCGAGGACTGCACGCCGCTCAGCACCATCACCCGATTCTACAACCATCCACTCCACTTTGTCTTCAACGACACCAAACTGGACGCCGTCCTGGAGGAGTTCAAGAGAG GCAAGTCCCACCTGGCCATCGTTCAGAAGGTGAACAATGAGGGCGAGGGCGATCCCTTCTATGAGGTGCTGGGCCTGGTCACCCTGGAGGACGTCATCGAGGAGATCATCAGGTCTGAGATCCTGGATGAGTCTGAAGACTACT CAGACACAAAGGTGAAGAAGAAGGCCGTCACCCTGGGCGCCCCTCTCAAGCGGAAGGAGGAATTCTCCTTATTCAAGGTGTCTGATGATGAATATAAAGTAAAAATCTCGCCTCAGCTGCTCCTGGCCACCCAGCGCTTCCTTTCCCGAG AGGTGGATGTGTTCAGCCCATTGCGAATCTCTGAGAAAGTCTTGCTGCACCTGCTGAAGCATCCCAGTGTCAACCAGGAGGTGAAGTTTGACGAGAGCAACCGCTTGGCCACACACCATTATTTGTACCAGCGCAGCCAGCCAGTAGATTACTTCATTCTCATCCTGCAG GGCAGGGTCGAGGTGGAAATCGGGAAAGAGGGCCTGAAGTTCGAGAACGGGGCCTTCACATACTATGGCGTGTCCGCCCTGACAGCTCCATCTTCAG CTCATCAGTCCCCAGTGTCTTCACGCCAGCTCATCCGCCATGACTTGCAGCCTGAACCAGCGGACAGTACCCGCTCCTGCACGTACTGTCCTGACTACACTGTGAGGGCCCTTTCTGACCTGCAGCTCATTAAG GTCACACGGCTGCAGTACCTTAATGCACTCCTGGCTACCCGAGCCCAGAGCTTACCTCCATCTCCAGAGAACGCTGAGCTCCAGGCCATCCCGGGCAGCCAGACCAGGCTCCTTGGTGACAAATCCAGAGAGACAGCAG gGCCCAGCAGCAGCAGACGCAGCATCCCAGTGGAGGAGAGCCCTGGGCGGAACCCAGGAGTGTAA
- the Cnnm3 gene encoding metal transporter CNNM3 isoform X2 gives MAAAAAAVAGWLGWVLAAFCLGSTAGEAAPGAGLLSFCTEEDGAPGAGSLRGRAAPEATLCLRLFCPGLANSSWTWVAPEGAGCPEGGRATEPSEAAAPTGEWRALLRLRAEAGHPRSALLAVRVEPGGGAAEEAAAPWALGLGAAGLLALAAVARGLQLSALALAPAEVQVLRESGSEAERAAARRLEPARRWAGCALGALLLLASLAQAALAVLLYGAVGQRAVPAVLGCAGLVFLVGEVLPAAVSGRWALALAPRALGLSRLAVLLTLPVALPVGQLLELAARPGRLRERVLELARGGGDPYSDLSKGVLRYRTVEDVLTPLEDCFMLDSGTVLDFSVLASIMQSGHTRIPVFEEERSNIVDMLYLKDLAFVDPEDCTPLSTITRFYNHPLHFVFNDTKLDAVLEEFKRGKSHLAIVQKVNNEGEGDPFYEVLGLVTLEDVIEEIIRSEILDESEDYSDTKVKKKAVTLGAPLKRKEEFSLFKVSDDEYKVKISPQLLLATQRFLSREVDVFSPLRISEKVLLHLLKHPSVNQEVKFDESNRLATHHYLYQRSQPVDYFILILQGRVEVEIGKEGLKFENGAFTYYGVSALTAPSSAHQSPVSSRQLIRHDLQPEPADSTRSCTYCPDYTVRALSDLQLIKVTRLQYLNALLATRAQSLPPSPENAELQAIPGSQTRLLGDKSRETAAFPVHLPLFGTLGNCS, from the exons ATGGCGGCGGCTGCTGCGGCTGTGGCGGGTTGGTTGGGCTGGGTGCTTGCTGCGTTCTGTCTGGGCAGCACCGCAGGGGAGGCGGCGCCGGGCGCGGGACTGCTGAGCTTCTGCACGGAGGAGGACGGTGCTCCGGGCGCGGGCTCCCTACGCGGAAGGGCAGCGCCGGAGGCCACTTTGTGCTTGCGACTCTTCTGCCCAGGCTTGGCCAACAGTTCCTGGACCTGGGTAGCCCCGGAGGGCGCAGGCTGCCCCGAGGGCGGGCGGGCCACGGAGCCCTCGGAGGCGGCCGCCCCCACGGGCGAGTGGCGCGCGCTGCTGCGCCTGCGCGCCGAGGCCGGCCACCCGCGCTCCGCGCTGCTGGCAGTGCGCGTGGAGCCGGGCGGCGGGGCAGCTGAGGAGGCGGCGGCGCCCTGGGCGCTGGGGCTGGGGGCGGCCGGGCTGCTGGCTCTGGCGGCTGTGGCTCGCGGCCTGCAGCTGAGCGCGCTGGCGCTGGCGCCGGCCGAGGTGCAGGTGCTGCGCGAGAGCGGCTCGGAGGCGGAGCGCGCGGCTGCGCGGCGCCTGGAACCCGCACGGCGCTGGGCCGGCTGCGCCCTGGGCGCGCTGCTGCTTCTGGCCAGCCTGGCACAGGCGGCACTGGCGGTGCTGCTGTACGGGGCGGTGGGCCAGCGCGCCGTTCCCGCCGTGCTGGGCTGCGCGGGGCTGGTGTTCCTGGTAGGTGAGGTGCTGCCGGCCGCCGTGAGCGGACGCTGGGCTCTGGCGCTGGCGCCGCGCGCGCTGGGCCTCAGCCGCCTGGCGGTGCTACTCACCTTGCCGGTGGCGCTGCCCGTCGGGCAGCTGCTGGAGCTGGCAGCGCGGCCCGGGCGTCTGCGGGAGCGCGTGCTAGAGCTGGCGCGCGGCGGTGGCGACCCCTACAGCGACCTCAGCAAGGGAGTGCTGCGCTACCGGACCGTGGAGGACGTGCTCACGCCGCTCGAAGACTGCTTTATGCTGGACTCCGGCACTGTCCTGGACTTCAGCGTCCTCGCAAGCATCATGCAGAGCGGCCACACGCGCATCCCAGTGTTTGAGGAGGAGCGCTCCAACATCGTGGACATGCTGTACCTCAAAGACCTGGCCTTCGTGGACCCCGAGGACTGCACGCCGCTCAGCACCATCACCCGATTCTACAACCATCCACTCCACTTTGTCTTCAACGACACCAAACTGGACGCCGTCCTGGAGGAGTTCAAGAGAG GCAAGTCCCACCTGGCCATCGTTCAGAAGGTGAACAATGAGGGCGAGGGCGATCCCTTCTATGAGGTGCTGGGCCTGGTCACCCTGGAGGACGTCATCGAGGAGATCATCAGGTCTGAGATCCTGGATGAGTCTGAAGACTACT CAGACACAAAGGTGAAGAAGAAGGCCGTCACCCTGGGCGCCCCTCTCAAGCGGAAGGAGGAATTCTCCTTATTCAAGGTGTCTGATGATGAATATAAAGTAAAAATCTCGCCTCAGCTGCTCCTGGCCACCCAGCGCTTCCTTTCCCGAG AGGTGGATGTGTTCAGCCCATTGCGAATCTCTGAGAAAGTCTTGCTGCACCTGCTGAAGCATCCCAGTGTCAACCAGGAGGTGAAGTTTGACGAGAGCAACCGCTTGGCCACACACCATTATTTGTACCAGCGCAGCCAGCCAGTAGATTACTTCATTCTCATCCTGCAG GGCAGGGTCGAGGTGGAAATCGGGAAAGAGGGCCTGAAGTTCGAGAACGGGGCCTTCACATACTATGGCGTGTCCGCCCTGACAGCTCCATCTTCAG CTCATCAGTCCCCAGTGTCTTCACGCCAGCTCATCCGCCATGACTTGCAGCCTGAACCAGCGGACAGTACCCGCTCCTGCACGTACTGTCCTGACTACACTGTGAGGGCCCTTTCTGACCTGCAGCTCATTAAG GTCACACGGCTGCAGTACCTTAATGCACTCCTGGCTACCCGAGCCCAGAGCTTACCTCCATCTCCAGAGAACGCTGAGCTCCAGGCCATCCCGGGCAGCCAGACCAGGCTCCTTGGTGACAAATCCAGAGAGACAGCAG CCTTCCCAGTTCACCTTCCCCTCTTTGGCACACTTGGAAACTGCAGTTGA